Proteins encoded by one window of Emticicia oligotrophica DSM 17448:
- a CDS encoding NPCBM/NEW2 domain-containing protein has protein sequence MENAVFQRSASNTAVVNIAGNYNGNISSVEARFTNVINNQVVIDWTPFTIYMNGGIFNGYVNNVPGGWYKLEIRGILGSSVVSTTTLNRLGVGEVFLIAGQSNAQGIEGNQGEVGASDERVVSHNEISWFDASTNACDKKVPNYPAFSQITSNGSTKSFLSKTGHNPWCYGRLGDMLVSKLGVPVVFINAAAMATSSINWKESSDGLATISHFSNEPYCNTSGVPYSGFQKALNYYASIFGVRAILWHQGEADNYIANSQTNYTSNVNYIISKSRAIIGNVPWVISRASVFDKNANGGTGNQNLTIINAQNAVINSSNKIYPGPSTDDILGSNRSDEVHFYGPGLIELANRWDASLSIDFFNSATPISAKPLPLITVSCQSATLLRLSAPNGYSSYKWVRIDTGNNDYEDATEASTQSIERTSGTYRCYLVDSKGNITFTQPVIVQNVAEKCNCVGIVSCTGVTYLSDNAPCSSSNGWGPIEMNKSNGEYGQGDGTTIKLKGVEFKKGIGVHANSTINYHLNYNFGRFISSIGIDDEVANAIAGTNVIFKVYKDNVLSYSSGIVNKSTPTININIDVTGVNELRLEVDQANDDSFSDHADWANARLHCVDSQAPTTPANLRQTLLSQNCVTLNWNASTDNNEIEKYNIYQDGTLIASVDASTLSYRVTGLNSFNFYSFYVVAVDYTGNVSTPSNNLEIVTLQNLTITIESKNINKGQSTTLSASGCFGGTVTWSNGSTSNPITVSPKDTTVYTVFCKIADCTSAITKDTVNVIPDCLNSYNLVRNRDNYGGTTISISLNSSQTITAANIIYTEAKVGYNAAKSITLLPGFTSEKGAIFTAQISNCPNSTPVSQTNSATLDAIPISETKLKRFNSKFN, from the coding sequence ATGGAAAATGCCGTATTTCAACGAAGTGCGAGCAATACTGCTGTTGTAAATATTGCAGGTAATTATAATGGTAACATATCTTCTGTCGAAGCAAGATTTACCAATGTAATTAACAACCAAGTTGTTATAGATTGGACCCCATTTACCATTTACATGAACGGGGGGATTTTCAATGGTTACGTAAATAATGTTCCAGGTGGCTGGTACAAACTTGAAATTAGGGGGATTTTAGGCTCATCAGTTGTGAGCACAACTACGCTAAATAGGCTTGGAGTTGGCGAGGTTTTTCTAATTGCGGGGCAATCGAATGCACAAGGAATTGAAGGAAATCAAGGTGAAGTTGGAGCATCTGATGAAAGAGTAGTTTCACATAACGAAATATCATGGTTTGATGCATCCACTAATGCTTGTGATAAAAAAGTACCGAATTATCCAGCATTTTCTCAAATAACCAGTAATGGTAGTACAAAAAGCTTCCTATCCAAAACAGGGCATAATCCGTGGTGTTATGGTAGATTAGGAGACATGCTCGTGTCGAAACTCGGAGTGCCTGTGGTATTTATCAATGCTGCTGCCATGGCTACCTCTTCAATCAACTGGAAAGAAAGTTCGGATGGCTTAGCCACAATCAGCCATTTCTCAAATGAGCCTTACTGCAATACTTCTGGAGTACCCTATTCTGGATTTCAAAAAGCACTAAACTACTACGCTTCTATTTTTGGCGTAAGAGCAATACTTTGGCATCAAGGCGAAGCCGATAATTACATTGCAAATTCTCAGACAAATTATACCTCAAACGTCAATTATATCATTAGTAAAAGTAGAGCAATCATTGGCAATGTACCTTGGGTAATCTCCAGAGCCTCAGTCTTTGATAAAAATGCGAATGGTGGAACTGGTAATCAGAACTTGACGATTATCAATGCTCAAAATGCGGTTATTAATAGCTCTAATAAAATTTATCCAGGGCCATCTACGGATGATATTCTTGGTTCAAATCGAAGCGATGAAGTTCACTTTTATGGTCCAGGACTGATAGAGTTAGCCAATAGATGGGATGCTTCGCTAAGTATAGATTTTTTTAATAGTGCAACTCCAATAAGTGCTAAACCATTACCACTCATTACTGTTAGCTGTCAATCTGCAACATTATTAAGACTAAGTGCACCAAACGGTTATAGTTCTTACAAATGGGTTAGAATTGATACCGGTAATAACGACTATGAAGATGCAACTGAAGCAAGTACCCAGTCGATTGAGCGTACGAGTGGAACCTACAGATGCTATCTAGTTGATTCTAAAGGGAATATCACTTTTACCCAACCCGTGATTGTTCAAAATGTGGCAGAAAAGTGTAATTGTGTTGGAATAGTTTCTTGTACTGGTGTTACCTATCTTTCCGATAATGCCCCTTGTAGCTCAAGTAATGGCTGGGGACCAATCGAAATGAATAAAAGCAATGGAGAGTATGGGCAAGGAGATGGTACAACTATCAAATTAAAGGGCGTTGAATTTAAAAAAGGAATTGGTGTACATGCCAACTCTACGATTAATTATCATTTGAATTATAATTTTGGCAGATTTATTTCATCTATAGGTATAGATGACGAGGTGGCCAATGCTATAGCTGGAACTAATGTAATTTTTAAGGTTTATAAAGATAACGTATTATCTTATTCAAGTGGAATTGTCAATAAAAGTACCCCAACAATTAACATCAACATTGATGTAACTGGAGTAAATGAACTAAGATTAGAAGTTGACCAAGCAAATGACGACAGTTTTTCAGACCATGCAGACTGGGCCAATGCCCGCCTTCACTGCGTTGATAGCCAAGCACCCACGACTCCAGCAAACCTTCGACAAACATTACTTTCACAGAATTGTGTTACCCTCAACTGGAATGCCTCTACCGACAATAATGAAATTGAAAAATATAATATTTATCAAGATGGAACGCTCATTGCAAGCGTAGATGCCTCAACGCTTTCTTATCGTGTGACAGGTTTGAATTCTTTCAATTTCTACTCATTCTATGTTGTTGCAGTAGATTATACAGGAAACGTTTCAACTCCAAGTAATAATTTAGAAATTGTTACCCTCCAAAATTTAACAATTACGATTGAAAGTAAAAATATAAACAAAGGCCAATCAACAACGCTATCTGCATCAGGATGCTTTGGTGGTACTGTTACATGGTCAAATGGTTCGACAAGTAACCCAATAACGGTAAGCCCCAAAGATACAACTGTATATACTGTTTTTTGTAAAATTGCAGATTGTACAAGTGCAATTACGAAAGATACCGTTAACGTAATTCCAGATTGTCTGAATTCTTATAATTTAGTAAGAAACAGAGACAATTATGGTGGTACTACTATTAGTATATCTCTTAATTCTTCACAAACTATTACTGCCGCCAACATTATTTATACAGAAGCTAAAGTAGGTTATAATGCAGCCAAATCTATTACGCTTTTACCTGGTTTTACGTCAGAAAAAGGGGCAATTTTTACCGCTCAAATTAGTAATTGTCCTAACTCTACGCCAGTTAGTCAAACAAATTCTGCCACCTTGGACGCAATTCCTATAAGTGAGACAAAACTGAAAAGGTTTAATTCTAAATTTAACTAA
- a CDS encoding DUF937 domain-containing protein: MLEVLQGLIQQAGQSAVVQNPQVPNEHNEGVMDEVMQGLLGGLSNQANSQGGLGSLIGLLGNGSSGNLMSNPIVGNIAQSVVGNLMEKFGLSNSAAASVVGNMLPSVLGTLIDKTNDPNDSSIDLGGLMGTITGGKTNGIDFGSLLSQGANALADGKLDMNDIMNIAGSAMGGQKQQGSGGGIGDLLGGLFGGK, encoded by the coding sequence ATGTTAGAAGTATTGCAAGGACTAATTCAACAAGCAGGGCAAAGTGCAGTTGTTCAAAACCCTCAGGTTCCAAACGAACACAACGAAGGAGTAATGGATGAGGTAATGCAAGGTCTATTAGGAGGTCTTTCCAACCAAGCTAACTCACAAGGTGGACTTGGCAGCCTTATTGGTCTATTGGGAAATGGTTCAAGTGGAAACTTGATGTCAAATCCTATCGTTGGCAACATTGCTCAAAGTGTGGTAGGTAATCTTATGGAAAAGTTTGGCTTATCAAACTCAGCAGCAGCAAGCGTTGTAGGTAATATGTTACCTTCTGTATTAGGCACTTTAATTGATAAAACAAATGACCCTAATGATAGCTCTATTGATTTGGGTGGCCTTATGGGTACAATTACGGGTGGAAAAACTAATGGAATTGATTTTGGAAGCTTATTAAGCCAAGGTGCAAATGCATTAGCCGATGGTAAGTTAGATATGAATGATATTATGAATATTGCTGGGAGTGCCATGGGAGGACAAAAGCAGCAAGGTAGCGGTGGAGGAATTGGAGATTTACTGGGAGGTCTATTCGGAGGGAAATAA
- a CDS encoding nuclease A inhibitor family protein has product MSENVLNSEKTFVESLTTAVEGLFYPSESDEKIKVIDWQADNPSPFDLMLFRKYIGVIPSTRVEGLPWEKFFEGILQEKEWWTEFEKERAAAFQRVKDLIVANLINLEFFKVGSRVEFELYLIGQDKDCKWKGLKTLAVET; this is encoded by the coding sequence GTGAGCGAAAACGTATTAAACTCAGAAAAAACTTTTGTTGAAAGTTTGACAACAGCAGTTGAAGGATTATTTTATCCAAGTGAATCTGATGAAAAAATTAAAGTGATAGACTGGCAAGCGGATAATCCATCGCCATTTGATTTAATGTTATTTAGAAAATACATCGGTGTAATTCCTTCCACAAGGGTAGAGGGCTTACCGTGGGAAAAGTTTTTTGAAGGAATACTGCAAGAAAAAGAATGGTGGACCGAATTTGAGAAAGAAAGAGCCGCTGCTTTTCAGCGTGTAAAAGATTTAATTGTCGCTAATTTGATCAATTTAGAGTTTTTTAAAGTTGGAAGTAGGGTGGAGTTTGAACTTTATTTGATTGGGCAAGATAAAGATTGTAAATGGAAAGGTTTAAAAACTTTGGCAGTTGAAACTTAA
- the rplT gene encoding 50S ribosomal protein L20 — protein MPRSVNHVASRARRKKVLKLAKGYYGRRKNVWTVAKNAVEKGLVYAYSGRKQKKRSYRRLWIVRINAGVRPLGMSYSVLIDKLAKAGIELNRKVLADLAMNHPEAFKAVVEKVK, from the coding sequence ATGCCAAGAAGTGTCAATCACGTAGCGTCAAGAGCAAGACGCAAAAAAGTCCTTAAATTAGCCAAAGGTTATTACGGACGTAGAAAAAATGTTTGGACAGTAGCGAAAAACGCCGTTGAAAAAGGTTTAGTTTACGCTTACTCTGGTCGTAAACAAAAGAAAAGAAGTTATCGTCGTTTGTGGATTGTTCGTATTAACGCTGGTGTGCGTCCATTAGGAATGTCATACTCTGTATTAATCGATAAATTAGCAAAGGCAGGCATCGAACTTAACAGAAAAGTATTAGCTGATTTAGCAATGAACCACCCAGAAGCTTTCAAAGCAGTTGTGGAAAAAGTAAAATAA
- the rpmI gene encoding 50S ribosomal protein L35, with translation MPKQKTNSGAKKRFKITGTGKIKRKHAFHSHILTKKSNKRKRNLVSATLVSAADTDRIEGLLCM, from the coding sequence ATGCCAAAGCAAAAAACCAATTCTGGAGCAAAAAAACGCTTCAAAATTACAGGAACAGGCAAAATTAAGCGTAAGCACGCTTTCCATAGCCACATCCTTACAAAAAAATCAAATAAGCGTAAACGTAACTTAGTTTCAGCAACGCTTGTAAGTGCAGCAGATACAGACCGTATCGAAGGATTATTATGTATGTAA
- the dnaE gene encoding DNA polymerase III subunit alpha, with product MQFSHLHNHTQFSLLDGASDIKKLFKKAQADNMPAMAITDHGNMFGVFEFVATAGKFGVKPIVGCEFYVVEDHTRKQFTKEQKDKRYHQLLLAKNAQGYKNLVKLCSLGYIDGLYGKYPRITKALIEQYKEGLIATTCCIGAMVPQTILKKGEEEAEKEFQWWLDRFGEDYYVEVQRHDIPEQIKANEVLVKFAKKYGVKVIASNDSHYVDQQDWVAHDILLCVNTNEKLSTPSAKEFNDEEGAPKDTRFAFYNDQFYFKTTQEMSTLFSDMPEAIDNTNEIVSKVETLKLKRDIMLPNFPIPNEFKIHEDDTLNQWEYLKHLTYEGARQRYSEIGTEVQERLDFELFTIKSMGFAGYFLIVSDFIKAGRDMGVMIGPGRGSAAGSAVAYCIGITNIDPIKYNLLFERFLNPDRKSMPDIDTDFDDEGRQRVIDYVVQKYTKNQVAQIITYGTMATKSSIKDVARVMELPLADANYIVKLVPDKPAYGIDFEKMVNWPLEGKGSLADLGVQPDEIENVKRFRSMYNGNDLTAKVLQQAHKLEGTVRNTGIHAAGVIIAPEDLYNILPVSTSKDTDLLITQYEGKIIEDAGVIKMDFLGLRNLTIIKDCLRMIKENHGVEIDIDNIPLDDKLTYELFQRGETNAVFQFESDGMKKYMKELKPDRLDDLIAMNALYRPGPIAYIPNFINRKHGREEVKYDLADMEEFLGETYGITVYQEQVMLLSQKLAGFSKGDADVLRKAMGKKDRATLDKLKPKFMEGAMSRGHDGKILEKVWTDWEAFASYAFNKSHSTCYAFVAYQTAYLKAHYTSEYMAAVMTSQLGNIDKITFFMEECKALGLRVLGPDVNESQKQFSVNKNGEIRFGMGGIKGSGDAAVDAIIEERNKNGHFTDIFDFITRVNLRTVNKKTLESFAYAGAFDCFSDLHRAQFFAETDGTILIEKIIRYANKYHENANAGQNSLFGSVGGAFDIAKPKIPDCERWGDIQKLKFEKEVVGFYISGHPLDEFDLEMRRCVPLDQVFDPLNANKEFAIGGVVTSVMHKTSKNGNPFGIMKIEDYGSSMEMMFFGQDYVNFSKYMQIGLFLFIRGKIQTKWGREGDFEFKPISMELLSEIRNKLFKEVKISLGLQFVNAQLIEQIQNMTARYPGNFDFKMSVYDSEEKMDVMLLSRKQKVASTNDFVKELKELVGEENVVLG from the coding sequence ATGCAATTTTCTCACTTACATAATCATACACAATTTTCATTGCTAGATGGTGCTTCTGACATTAAGAAGTTATTCAAAAAAGCTCAAGCTGATAATATGCCTGCTATGGCCATCACAGACCATGGGAATATGTTTGGTGTATTTGAGTTTGTAGCAACTGCTGGAAAATTTGGAGTTAAACCCATAGTGGGTTGTGAATTTTATGTGGTTGAAGATCACACAAGAAAGCAGTTTACTAAAGAACAAAAAGATAAGCGTTATCACCAGCTTTTATTGGCTAAAAATGCTCAAGGATATAAGAATTTGGTTAAACTTTGTTCTTTAGGATATATAGATGGATTATATGGAAAATATCCACGAATTACAAAAGCTTTAATTGAACAATACAAAGAAGGTTTAATTGCCACAACCTGCTGTATTGGAGCAATGGTTCCGCAAACAATTTTAAAAAAAGGCGAGGAAGAGGCCGAAAAAGAGTTCCAATGGTGGCTAGATAGATTTGGCGAGGATTATTACGTGGAAGTACAACGCCACGATATTCCAGAACAAATCAAAGCTAATGAGGTATTGGTGAAGTTTGCCAAGAAATATGGTGTGAAAGTCATTGCCTCAAATGATAGTCATTATGTTGACCAGCAAGATTGGGTAGCACATGATATTTTATTGTGTGTAAATACCAATGAAAAATTATCGACTCCTTCTGCCAAAGAATTCAATGATGAAGAAGGTGCTCCCAAAGATACACGATTTGCATTTTATAACGACCAATTTTACTTCAAGACTACCCAAGAAATGAGTACGTTGTTTAGCGATATGCCGGAGGCAATCGATAATACCAACGAAATTGTTTCAAAAGTAGAAACTTTAAAGTTGAAGCGTGATATTATGCTTCCCAATTTCCCTATTCCCAATGAGTTTAAAATTCATGAAGATGATACCCTCAATCAATGGGAATATTTGAAGCATTTAACTTATGAAGGAGCTCGCCAAAGATACAGCGAAATCGGAACTGAAGTGCAAGAACGCCTTGATTTTGAGTTGTTTACCATCAAATCAATGGGTTTTGCAGGTTACTTTTTAATTGTATCCGACTTTATTAAGGCTGGCCGTGACATGGGCGTAATGATTGGACCCGGTCGTGGTTCGGCTGCTGGTTCGGCAGTAGCTTATTGTATCGGCATTACAAACATTGACCCCATCAAGTATAATTTACTTTTTGAGCGTTTCTTGAATCCAGACAGAAAGTCAATGCCTGATATTGATACCGATTTTGATGATGAAGGTCGTCAAAGAGTAATTGATTATGTGGTTCAGAAATATACCAAAAATCAGGTAGCACAAATCATTACTTATGGTACAATGGCCACAAAATCTTCTATCAAAGATGTGGCTCGTGTGATGGAATTGCCTTTAGCTGATGCCAATTACATCGTAAAATTGGTTCCAGACAAACCCGCTTATGGAATTGATTTTGAAAAAATGGTTAATTGGCCGCTTGAAGGAAAAGGTAGTTTGGCTGATTTGGGTGTTCAACCCGATGAAATTGAAAACGTTAAGCGTTTTCGTTCTATGTATAATGGTAATGATCTCACAGCTAAAGTACTTCAACAGGCACATAAGTTAGAGGGAACTGTTCGTAACACAGGTATTCATGCAGCGGGTGTAATTATTGCCCCTGAAGATTTATACAATATTTTGCCTGTATCTACTTCAAAAGATACCGATTTATTGATTACACAATATGAAGGAAAGATTATTGAAGATGCAGGTGTAATTAAAATGGACTTTTTGGGTCTTCGCAACCTTACAATTATCAAAGATTGTTTACGCATGATTAAAGAAAATCATGGAGTAGAAATTGATATTGATAATATTCCACTAGATGATAAGCTAACCTACGAACTTTTCCAAAGAGGCGAAACCAACGCCGTATTTCAGTTTGAATCTGATGGTATGAAAAAATACATGAAAGAACTGAAACCCGACCGTTTGGATGACCTCATTGCCATGAATGCATTGTATCGTCCGGGGCCAATTGCATATATCCCAAACTTTATTAATCGTAAGCATGGTAGAGAGGAAGTAAAATACGATTTGGCTGACATGGAGGAATTCTTGGGGGAAACTTACGGAATTACGGTTTACCAAGAACAGGTAATGCTTCTTTCCCAAAAATTGGCTGGATTTTCTAAAGGTGATGCCGATGTTTTGCGAAAAGCAATGGGAAAAAAAGACCGTGCGACACTCGATAAGCTGAAACCTAAATTTATGGAAGGGGCAATGTCGAGAGGACATGATGGGAAAATTCTTGAAAAAGTTTGGACCGACTGGGAGGCCTTCGCTTCTTACGCATTTAATAAATCGCACTCTACTTGTTATGCTTTTGTGGCTTATCAAACCGCCTATTTAAAAGCACATTATACATCCGAGTACATGGCTGCTGTGATGACTTCGCAGTTGGGAAATATTGATAAAATTACATTTTTCATGGAAGAATGTAAAGCTCTAGGTTTGAGAGTTTTGGGGCCAGATGTCAATGAATCTCAAAAGCAGTTTAGTGTTAACAAAAACGGCGAAATTCGTTTTGGTATGGGAGGAATCAAAGGTTCGGGAGATGCCGCTGTTGATGCTATCATTGAGGAAAGAAACAAAAATGGACATTTTACTGATATTTTCGATTTCATCACCAGAGTAAACCTTCGCACGGTTAACAAAAAAACACTCGAATCATTCGCGTATGCAGGAGCATTTGATTGTTTTTCTGATTTGCACCGTGCTCAATTTTTTGCCGAGACTGATGGTACTATACTGATTGAAAAGATAATTAGATATGCCAATAAATATCATGAAAATGCCAATGCTGGTCAAAATTCTTTATTTGGCTCTGTTGGAGGAGCATTTGATATTGCCAAACCGAAAATTCCTGATTGTGAGCGTTGGGGTGATATTCAGAAACTAAAATTCGAAAAAGAAGTAGTTGGTTTTTACATTTCTGGTCACCCACTTGACGAGTTTGACCTCGAAATGAGAAGATGTGTGCCACTTGACCAAGTATTTGACCCACTAAATGCCAATAAAGAATTTGCCATTGGTGGTGTTGTGACGAGTGTGATGCATAAAACATCAAAAAATGGCAATCCGTTTGGAATCATGAAAATTGAAGATTATGGTTCGAGTATGGAAATGATGTTTTTCGGACAAGATTATGTGAATTTCTCAAAATATATGCAAATAGGGCTTTTCTTATTTATTCGGGGAAAAATTCAAACAAAATGGGGGAGAGAAGGTGATTTTGAATTTAAACCAATTAGTATGGAGTTATTGAGCGAAATCAGAAACAAACTTTTTAAAGAAGTAAAAATTTCTTTAGGTTTACAGTTTGTAAATGCTCAGTTAATTGAACAAATACAAAATATGACGGCTCGCTATCCAGGAAATTTTGATTTTAAAATGTCGGTTTATGATTCAGAAGAAAAAATGGATGTCATGTTACTCTCCCGCAAGCAAAAAGTAGCTTCAACCAACGATTTTGTGAAAGAATTGAAAGAGTTGGTCGGTGAAGAAAATGTTGTTTTAGGGTAA
- the trxA gene encoding thioredoxin: protein MADKAIQITDANFAELIKSDTPVLVDFWAEWCGPCKLIGPVVEQIAGEYEGKAIVGKLDVDANSAVPASFGIRSIPTLMIFKNGEMVDKIVGAVPKHILTSKLEAQL, encoded by the coding sequence ATGGCAGATAAAGCAATTCAAATTACAGATGCAAATTTTGCGGAGTTAATTAAATCAGACACACCTGTATTGGTAGATTTTTGGGCTGAGTGGTGTGGACCATGTAAATTAATCGGACCAGTTGTTGAACAAATTGCTGGTGAATATGAAGGAAAAGCAATTGTTGGTAAACTTGACGTAGATGCCAATTCTGCAGTTCCAGCGTCTTTTGGAATTCGTTCAATTCCAACTTTAATGATTTTTAAGAATGGTGAGATGGTGGATAAAATTGTTGGTGCAGTTCCAAAACACATTCTTACTTCAAAATTAGAAGCTCAATTATAA
- a CDS encoding serine hydrolase domain-containing protein, with product MKKIILFCLLTHMTVAQSLQNSLDSLLAKRFPTNSAGIAVMIIKNNKVLYKKAFGLANLELQTPLTPKSNLRMASVSKQFTAMCILLLEKQGKLSFEDNLLKFFPDFNQAVGSKIKIKHLLTHTSGIIDYEELIPENQKNQILDMDVVDFIKNQSKIYFEAGSKFQYSNSGFCLLEQIVEKVSGIGFNVFIENNIFQPLKMNNSTIYQDEKPISNRAMGYAFNKENKLVFSDQSITSATKGDGCIYTSLEDYQKWIFAIEKNQLVNLNQSLKRVNYQIKPSKVRYGLGWFHTLDSKNILELYHTGSTCGFSNSVSIIPQKGFALVCFSNIANNHEVEKDIRAIIEKSGLNESKVDFQALLNLTR from the coding sequence ATGAAGAAAATAATATTATTTTGTTTGCTCACTCACATGACAGTAGCCCAAAGCCTTCAAAATTCACTTGATTCATTACTGGCCAAGAGATTTCCTACTAATTCTGCTGGCATAGCTGTCATGATTATCAAAAACAATAAGGTTTTATATAAAAAAGCATTTGGACTTGCGAATCTTGAATTGCAAACGCCACTAACTCCCAAATCAAATTTGAGGATGGCATCTGTTTCAAAACAATTTACAGCAATGTGTATTTTGTTGCTAGAAAAGCAAGGAAAATTAAGTTTTGAAGATAATTTATTAAAGTTTTTTCCAGATTTCAATCAAGCAGTTGGTTCAAAAATTAAAATCAAACATTTGCTGACCCACACTTCTGGGATTATTGATTACGAGGAATTGATTCCTGAAAATCAGAAAAATCAAATATTAGATATGGATGTAGTTGATTTCATCAAAAATCAATCGAAAATATATTTTGAAGCTGGAAGTAAATTTCAGTATAGTAATTCTGGGTTTTGTTTGTTGGAACAAATTGTAGAAAAGGTATCAGGAATTGGTTTTAATGTATTCATTGAAAATAATATTTTTCAACCTTTAAAGATGAATAATTCAACTATTTATCAGGACGAAAAACCCATTTCAAATCGAGCAATGGGATATGCCTTTAACAAGGAAAATAAATTGGTATTTTCCGACCAAAGCATAACCAGTGCAACCAAAGGTGATGGTTGTATCTATACTTCTTTAGAAGATTACCAAAAGTGGATTTTCGCAATCGAGAAGAATCAATTAGTTAATTTGAATCAAAGCCTAAAAAGAGTAAACTACCAAATCAAACCATCGAAAGTAAGATACGGATTAGGTTGGTTTCATACCTTAGACTCAAAAAATATACTTGAATTATATCATACAGGCAGTACTTGTGGTTTCAGCAATAGCGTTTCAATAATCCCACAAAAAGGTTTTGCTTTGGTTTGTTTTTCAAACATCGCCAATAATCATGAAGTTGAGAAAGATATTAGAGCTATCATTGAGAAGTCGGGGTTGAACGAGTCAAAAGTTGATTTCCAAGCTTTACTGAATTTAACTAGATAA
- a CDS encoding SIR2 family NAD-dependent protein deacylase, whose protein sequence is MKKKLVVLSGAGISAESGIKTFRDTGGLWENHSIEEVATPEGWRKNPQLVLDFYNARRAQAAEAQPNAGHITLANLEAYFDVHIITQNVDSLHEKGGSSKVLHLHGELSKVRSVKNDKLIYDIGGKAIQLGDLAEDGGQLRPHIVWFGEMVPMIEPAAELCMEADIFIVVGTSLQVYPAAGLIGYVDESAPKFIIDPNKPDVSALYQNINFINETAAIGLPKLAQKLIEEYQ, encoded by the coding sequence ATGAAAAAGAAGCTTGTAGTACTATCTGGTGCCGGAATTAGTGCCGAAAGTGGTATAAAAACCTTTAGAGATACAGGTGGATTATGGGAGAATCATAGTATTGAAGAAGTAGCAACACCAGAAGGTTGGCGTAAAAATCCTCAACTTGTTCTTGATTTTTATAATGCCCGAAGAGCACAAGCAGCTGAGGCACAACCGAATGCTGGTCATATTACCCTTGCCAATTTAGAAGCATATTTTGATGTACATATTATTACTCAAAATGTTGATAGCTTACACGAAAAAGGAGGTTCTTCTAAAGTATTGCATTTGCATGGTGAACTTTCAAAAGTGAGAAGTGTGAAAAATGATAAACTCATTTATGATATTGGGGGGAAAGCAATTCAACTAGGCGATTTAGCGGAAGATGGAGGGCAGCTACGACCACATATTGTTTGGTTTGGTGAGATGGTGCCAATGATTGAACCAGCAGCCGAATTATGCATGGAAGCCGATATTTTTATAGTTGTCGGTACTTCTTTACAGGTTTATCCAGCTGCAGGTCTGATTGGATATGTAGATGAATCAGCTCCGAAATTTATCATTGACCCCAATAAACCTGATGTTTCTGCTCTTTATCAGAATATCAACTTTATCAATGAAACTGCTGCTATTGGGCTACCTAAATTAGCACAAAAACTAATAGAAGAATATCAATGA